Proteins encoded within one genomic window of Pseudalkalibacillus sp. SCS-8:
- a CDS encoding GntR family transcriptional regulator has product MTIKTDHRLLYLQVIDRLKRDIEAGNYEEGERLPSEFELSKQLGISRATLREALRILEDENVVVRRHGVGTFVRSRAVFSSGIEELFSVTEMIERGGKKPGTFFLESETRKASDEETQRFNLGDREELVVVERVRTADGQPVVFCLDQIPARLMPEQGKAKEEESLFNLLEKESNSRVLYAVTHIEPVGYHEKISEILQCQEESSLLVLKQMHYDQNDQPVLYSLNYFRADKFDFHVVRRRV; this is encoded by the coding sequence GTGACCATTAAAACGGACCATCGTCTATTATACTTGCAAGTAATAGATCGATTGAAACGAGATATTGAAGCTGGAAATTATGAGGAAGGAGAACGGCTTCCGAGTGAGTTTGAGCTTTCTAAACAACTGGGGATCAGCAGGGCCACACTTAGAGAAGCCTTAAGGATCCTTGAAGACGAGAATGTCGTCGTCAGACGGCATGGTGTAGGCACCTTTGTCCGTTCAAGAGCAGTCTTTTCTTCAGGTATAGAAGAGTTGTTCAGCGTTACCGAAATGATTGAACGCGGCGGGAAGAAGCCCGGGACGTTCTTCTTGGAATCAGAAACGAGGAAAGCATCAGACGAGGAAACTCAACGCTTCAACCTTGGGGATAGAGAGGAACTTGTTGTTGTCGAACGTGTCCGTACCGCGGATGGACAACCTGTGGTGTTTTGTCTCGACCAGATTCCGGCTCGCCTGATGCCTGAACAAGGGAAAGCGAAGGAAGAGGAATCCTTATTCAATCTACTTGAAAAGGAATCAAACAGCCGTGTATTGTATGCGGTTACACATATTGAGCCGGTTGGCTACCATGAAAAGATCTCTGAAATCCTACAATGTCAGGAAGAATCATCACTGCTCGTCTTAAAGCAGATGCATTACGATCAGAATGATCAACCTGTCTTGTACTCACTCAATTATTTCAGAGCAGATAAGTTCGATTTCCATGTTGTCAGACGTCGGGTGTAA
- a CDS encoding DUF3243 domain-containing protein, producing MSVLDNWEEWKGFLGSRLRHAEEKGMKGEAITEIATEIGGYLAEQVEPKNAEEKVLADLWNVASEEERHSIASMMVKLVQDRRDEE from the coding sequence ATGTCTGTTCTTGATAACTGGGAAGAGTGGAAAGGTTTTCTCGGTAGCCGTTTACGTCATGCTGAAGAAAAAGGGATGAAGGGCGAAGCGATTACAGAAATCGCCACTGAAATCGGAGGCTACCTTGCTGAACAGGTTGAACCGAAGAATGCTGAAGAAAAGGTGCTTGCAGACCTTTGGAATGTTGCTTCTGAAGAAGAGCGTCACTCAATTGCAAGCATGATGGTCAAGCTCGTTCAAGATCGTAGAGACGAAGAATAA
- a CDS encoding DUF3388 domain-containing protein, giving the protein MEAQEWYLEYEIHKNRPGLLGDISSLLGMLGINIITINGVDNMRRGMLLLVHNGEQVERLKTILETMDNITITKMRKPKLRDRLAVRHGRYIQRDADDKKTFRFVRDELGLLVDFMAELFKVDGHKLIGIRGMPRVGKTESIVAASVCANKRWVFVSSTLLRQTIRSQLADDEYSNDHVFLIDGIVSLKRSSEKHWQLIREVMRLPATKIVEHPDVFVRESEYTMDDFDYIIELRDEPDQEITYDVVETNVTSFDFE; this is encoded by the coding sequence ATGGAAGCACAAGAATGGTATCTCGAGTATGAAATACATAAGAACCGCCCAGGGCTCTTAGGTGATATTTCCTCATTACTCGGTATGCTTGGAATCAACATCATCACCATCAATGGTGTCGATAATATGAGACGTGGAATGTTGCTGCTCGTACATAACGGGGAACAAGTCGAACGTCTGAAGACGATTCTGGAAACGATGGATAACATCACGATAACAAAAATGAGGAAGCCGAAGCTGCGGGACCGTTTAGCCGTAAGGCATGGCCGATACATACAACGGGATGCGGATGACAAGAAAACGTTTCGATTCGTGCGGGATGAGCTAGGTCTTCTTGTCGACTTCATGGCTGAATTGTTTAAAGTCGATGGTCATAAACTGATTGGAATACGTGGAATGCCAAGGGTCGGTAAAACGGAATCGATTGTTGCAGCCAGCGTATGTGCAAATAAACGCTGGGTTTTCGTTTCATCCACCTTATTGAGACAAACGATTCGAAGCCAGTTGGCAGATGATGAATACAGCAATGATCATGTCTTCTTGATTGATGGTATCGTCTCATTGAAACGATCATCGGAAAAGCATTGGCAATTGATACGCGAAGTGATGAGGCTTCCTGCAACGAAAATCGTCGAGCATCCGGATGTATTCGTGAGGGAATCCGAATATACAATGGATGATTTTGATTATATTATCGAGTTGCGTGACGAGCCAGACCAAGAGATTACATACGATGTCGTAGAGACAAACGTCACATCCTTTGATTTTGAATAG
- a CDS encoding ABC transporter ATP-binding protein: MEYVIEMRDIRKEFPGIVANDNVTLQVQKGEIHALLGENGAGKSTLMNVLFGLYQPERGEIRVRGEKVEITDPNIANELGIGMVHQHFMLVENFTVTENIILGQEPKHRGQVDIKKAAKKVEEISRQYGLRVDPYAKIEDISVGMQQRVEILKTLYRGAEILIFDEPTAVLTPQEIKELIQIMKRLIAEGKSIILITHKLKEIMEVCHRCTVIRRGKGIGTVNVADTNRDELASMMVGRDVSFTTEKEPSTPQQDVLVIKDLVVKDSRGVEAVKGLDLTVRAGEIIGIAGVDGNGQTELIEAITGLRKASKGSINLNGKEITNQKPRKVTEAGVGHIPQDRHKHGLVLDFSIGENIVLQTYYQEPFSKYKQLKANQIFKKAKELIDQFDVRTPSVHTEARALSGGNQQKAIIAREVDRSPDLLIAAQPTRGLDVGAIEFIHSKLIQERDANKAVLLLSFELEEVMNVSDRIAVIYEGKIVAIVDPKQVSEQELGLMMAGSKQSTKEDV, encoded by the coding sequence TTGGAATACGTCATTGAAATGCGGGATATACGTAAAGAGTTTCCGGGCATCGTTGCCAACGATAACGTAACCTTGCAGGTACAAAAAGGGGAAATCCATGCACTATTAGGTGAAAATGGAGCAGGGAAATCCACGCTGATGAATGTTTTGTTCGGTTTGTACCAGCCAGAACGGGGAGAGATCAGAGTCCGTGGTGAAAAAGTGGAAATCACGGATCCAAATATAGCAAATGAATTAGGGATCGGCATGGTTCATCAGCATTTCATGTTGGTCGAAAATTTTACGGTTACAGAAAATATCATACTTGGTCAGGAACCGAAACACCGTGGACAAGTCGATATCAAGAAAGCGGCTAAAAAGGTTGAAGAAATCTCGAGACAGTACGGTCTTCGAGTGGACCCATATGCAAAGATCGAGGACATATCCGTCGGTATGCAACAACGAGTGGAAATTTTGAAAACGCTTTATCGTGGAGCGGAAATCTTAATTTTCGATGAGCCTACTGCGGTGCTGACTCCACAGGAAATCAAAGAATTGATTCAAATCATGAAACGATTGATCGCCGAAGGGAAATCGATCATTCTGATCACCCATAAGCTGAAAGAAATCATGGAGGTTTGCCATCGGTGTACGGTCATCCGAAGAGGAAAAGGAATCGGGACCGTCAATGTCGCAGATACGAATCGTGATGAGTTAGCCTCGATGATGGTCGGGCGTGATGTATCATTCACGACTGAAAAGGAACCGAGCACTCCTCAACAGGATGTACTGGTCATCAAGGATCTCGTCGTGAAAGATTCTCGAGGTGTAGAAGCTGTAAAAGGACTTGATTTGACTGTCCGAGCAGGAGAAATAATCGGAATTGCCGGTGTTGACGGGAACGGACAAACCGAACTGATTGAAGCGATAACGGGATTAAGGAAAGCCTCCAAGGGGAGTATCAACCTGAACGGGAAAGAAATCACCAATCAAAAACCGAGGAAGGTGACCGAAGCAGGGGTCGGTCATATACCACAGGACCGTCATAAGCACGGGCTCGTCCTCGATTTTTCGATCGGTGAAAATATCGTGCTTCAAACGTATTATCAAGAGCCGTTCTCAAAATATAAACAACTTAAGGCCAATCAGATCTTCAAAAAAGCGAAGGAATTGATCGATCAATTTGACGTCCGAACACCGAGTGTTCATACAGAGGCCAGAGCACTCTCTGGTGGGAATCAGCAAAAAGCGATCATCGCAAGAGAAGTGGATCGTAGTCCTGACCTCCTGATCGCGGCACAGCCCACGCGTGGACTTGATGTCGGTGCAATTGAATTCATCCACTCGAAGCTTATTCAAGAACGCGATGCAAATAAAGCGGTCCTGCTCCTTTCCTTCGAACTTGAAGAGGTTATGAATGTCAGTGATCGGATCGCGGTCATCTATGAAGGAAAAATAGTCGCAATCGTCGATCCAAAACAAGTGTCTGAACAAGAACTAGGATTGATGATGGCAGGTTCAAAACAATCCACGAAGGAGGACGTCTAG
- a CDS encoding ABC transporter permease, translating to MQQVLFKISVPVIAVALGLLVGGIIMLTSGYNPLLAYQALFSVLVTEPYFIGETIRQMTPLILSGLAVAFAFRTGLFNIGVEGQLLVGWLASVYVGIAVEGVSAFIHIPLAILAGALAGALWGLVPGYLKARFKVHEVITTIMMNYIALHVTNSIIRTFLLAPGERTGEIQPSASLSSMFLQEMTDFSRLHYGIIVAILGALLMWYLLWKTTTGYELRAVGFNQNASNYAGINVPKNIILSMCISGAFAGVAGAMEGLGTYQYMTINAAFTGVGFDGIAVALLGANSAIGIILAAGLFGGLKIGALNMQAVAQVPPELITIVIALIIFFVASSYLVHWLRNRINKRGKI from the coding sequence CTGCAACAAGTTCTATTCAAAATAAGTGTACCTGTAATCGCAGTCGCACTTGGTCTCCTTGTCGGTGGAATCATCATGTTGACGAGTGGATATAATCCGCTCCTCGCTTATCAAGCGTTATTCAGTGTGTTAGTGACGGAACCCTATTTTATCGGTGAAACGATCCGTCAGATGACACCATTGATTTTATCAGGGTTAGCCGTTGCATTCGCATTTCGAACAGGATTGTTCAATATCGGTGTTGAAGGGCAGCTTCTTGTCGGTTGGCTTGCATCAGTCTATGTTGGAATCGCCGTAGAGGGCGTATCGGCATTCATCCATATTCCACTTGCGATATTAGCAGGAGCTCTCGCTGGAGCCCTTTGGGGTCTAGTCCCAGGATATCTGAAAGCTCGGTTTAAAGTTCATGAAGTTATCACGACGATCATGATGAACTATATTGCGCTACATGTTACGAACTCGATTATCCGGACATTCTTGTTGGCTCCAGGAGAGCGTACGGGAGAAATCCAGCCATCCGCTTCTTTATCTTCGATGTTTTTGCAGGAGATGACGGACTTCTCTAGGTTGCATTATGGAATTATCGTTGCCATTCTTGGGGCACTGCTCATGTGGTATTTATTATGGAAGACGACAACGGGATATGAATTACGGGCCGTTGGATTCAACCAAAATGCTTCCAATTATGCAGGAATTAACGTACCGAAGAACATCATCCTCTCCATGTGCATTTCAGGTGCATTCGCCGGTGTAGCAGGAGCGATGGAAGGTCTCGGCACATACCAGTACATGACAATTAATGCAGCCTTCACAGGGGTAGGATTCGATGGGATTGCCGTCGCCTTGCTTGGTGCGAACAGTGCAATCGGCATCATTCTTGCTGCCGGATTGTTCGGCGGTCTAAAAATCGGTGCTCTCAATATGCAGGCAGTCGCTCAAGTTCCGCCTGAATTGATTACGATCGTCATTGCACTGATTATTTTCTTCGTTGCATCCAGCTATCTTGTTCACTGGCTACGAAATCGCATTAACAAAAGGGGGAAAATCTAG
- a CDS encoding RodZ domain-containing protein, translated as MSKGLSYEQLQDKTKIQKRYLQAIEEGQYSILPGAFYARAFIKNYAEAVDLDPDQLFEEYAGDLPATDQKETEFAPRSSRNSTNVPKDSKIAKILPLIFTVLLLIALLVAAYWFLTSKPDNIGSEPNQDNVDQYESEEGPEQSEEPPEESDPNTDEGNTGTDDSGQDEEGAETQSEEEEPVQEQKLDVVSSEGIVTTYALSGTDEFNVELKTKGNAYIDVRDSNGQFLKPGGKEFKSGETLTYSLEKESQVTFNIGATQNVDITVNGKALSYETSPSDRAHQKIVITFEKEEEQAQ; from the coding sequence ATGAGCAAGGGTTTATCGTACGAACAATTACAGGATAAGACTAAGATCCAGAAGCGATACCTTCAAGCAATCGAAGAAGGACAATATTCCATTCTACCTGGAGCCTTTTATGCAAGAGCATTCATTAAAAACTATGCAGAGGCGGTAGATTTAGATCCGGACCAGCTTTTTGAAGAGTATGCGGGTGACTTGCCTGCCACCGATCAAAAAGAGACGGAATTTGCACCACGTTCATCACGTAATTCAACAAACGTACCTAAAGACAGTAAAATTGCAAAGATTCTTCCTCTCATTTTCACAGTATTACTGCTCATCGCATTGTTAGTCGCGGCATATTGGTTCCTAACGAGCAAACCGGATAATATCGGTTCAGAACCGAACCAGGATAATGTCGATCAGTATGAAAGCGAGGAAGGGCCAGAGCAGTCCGAGGAACCACCGGAGGAATCAGATCCGAACACAGATGAAGGGAACACAGGCACAGATGATTCCGGACAGGATGAAGAAGGGGCTGAAACCCAGTCTGAGGAGGAAGAACCTGTCCAGGAACAGAAGCTCGATGTCGTTTCCAGTGAAGGAATTGTCACCACTTATGCGCTTTCCGGAACCGACGAATTCAACGTAGAGTTGAAGACGAAAGGAAATGCGTATATTGATGTGAGGGATTCGAACGGGCAATTTTTGAAGCCTGGAGGGAAAGAATTTAAATCCGGGGAGACCCTCACATATTCACTGGAGAAAGAATCTCAAGTGACGTTCAATATCGGCGCTACCCAAAACGTGGATATCACGGTCAATGGCAAAGCATTGTCTTATGAAACATCGCCATCCGATCGTGCTCATCAGAAGATTGTCATAACGTTTGAGAAGGAAGAAGAACAGGCACAATAA
- a CDS encoding ABC transporter permease, whose product MDIMQILGIIIPTAIFAATPLILTALGGVFSERSGVVNIGLEGLMMMGAFVGAVFTFYGETWGFGSLSPWFSFLVAIIIGGVFALLHAVASITFKADQVVSGVALNFLAAGLTIFLVKKIFDAGQTPYLNERIFKSDVPVLSDIPIIGPLLFGSAYVTSYVAIALAIVVWFIIYKTPFGLRLRAVGEHPMAADTMGINVTKMRYVAVMLSGAFAGLGGAVYATSISGNFTHSTIAGQGFMALAAMIFGKWHPLGALGAALFFGLAQSLSITGQQIPVLQDIPYVFLLISPYVLTILALAGFVGRADAPKAIGKPYEKGKR is encoded by the coding sequence ATGGATATCATGCAGATTCTAGGCATCATCATACCAACTGCCATCTTTGCAGCCACCCCTCTTATTTTAACTGCGCTCGGTGGAGTGTTCAGTGAACGATCTGGTGTCGTCAACATCGGATTAGAAGGCTTGATGATGATGGGAGCCTTTGTCGGTGCAGTCTTCACCTTTTATGGAGAAACATGGGGATTCGGAAGCTTATCACCGTGGTTTTCATTTCTTGTCGCGATCATCATCGGCGGAGTGTTCGCACTTTTACATGCCGTAGCGAGCATTACGTTCAAGGCGGATCAGGTCGTCAGCGGTGTTGCGTTGAACTTCCTTGCAGCAGGCTTGACAATCTTCCTCGTGAAGAAAATCTTTGATGCCGGTCAAACACCGTACTTGAATGAACGGATTTTCAAATCGGATGTTCCGGTATTATCCGACATTCCGATCATCGGTCCGTTGTTGTTCGGAAGTGCCTATGTGACGTCATATGTTGCAATTGCTTTGGCGATTGTCGTATGGTTCATCATCTATAAAACACCGTTTGGACTTCGCCTCCGTGCTGTCGGGGAACATCCAATGGCAGCGGATACGATGGGGATCAACGTTACGAAGATGCGCTATGTAGCTGTTATGTTGAGTGGAGCTTTTGCTGGATTAGGAGGCGCAGTCTATGCGACATCCATTAGCGGAAACTTCACACATTCAACGATTGCAGGTCAAGGCTTTATGGCCCTTGCTGCTATGATTTTCGGGAAATGGCACCCACTTGGAGCATTAGGAGCGGCATTGTTCTTCGGATTAGCGCAATCGCTAAGTATCACGGGGCAACAAATACCGGTGCTTCAAGACATTCCATATGTATTCTTGCTGATTTCACCTTATGTTCTGACCATCCTTGCTTTGGCAGGATTTGTAGGTCGGGCAGATGCACCGAAGGCAATCGGTAAGCCTTACGAAAAAGGAAAACGATGA
- the ymfI gene encoding elongation factor P 5-aminopentanone reductase: MGKTYALITGASGEIGQAIARELALQGHHLYLHYYQNKQAVEQLQFELSSDVECRLIKANLASPEGPGQLVEQLEQAIDVLVYNCGSSHSGLMTDVSDKELDSMVQLQLKSPFQLLQRILPSMITKKQGSIVMITSIWGQTGASCEVLYSMVKGGMNTMVKALSKEMAPSGIRVNAVAPGIIATKMNEHLTDEELEAISEDIPLGRFGLPEEVADAVGYLISPKSSYITGHILPVNGAWYC, encoded by the coding sequence ATGGGGAAGACGTATGCCTTGATTACAGGAGCAAGTGGGGAAATTGGACAAGCCATTGCAAGGGAATTGGCTTTACAGGGTCATCATTTATATTTGCATTATTATCAGAACAAACAAGCTGTTGAGCAATTGCAATTCGAGTTATCCTCAGATGTCGAATGCAGATTGATCAAAGCAAATCTTGCCTCGCCAGAAGGACCTGGGCAACTCGTTGAACAGCTTGAACAAGCCATCGATGTCCTTGTCTATAATTGTGGAAGCTCCCATTCAGGATTGATGACAGATGTTTCGGACAAGGAATTGGATAGTATGGTCCAGCTCCAGCTGAAGAGCCCGTTTCAGCTTTTGCAACGAATCCTGCCTTCAATGATTACGAAGAAGCAAGGCTCGATTGTGATGATCACGTCCATCTGGGGGCAGACAGGTGCCTCGTGTGAGGTGCTGTATTCAATGGTTAAAGGCGGCATGAATACGATGGTGAAGGCTCTGTCGAAAGAGATGGCACCAAGCGGTATTCGAGTCAACGCTGTAGCACCAGGAATCATCGCCACGAAGATGAACGAGCATTTAACCGATGAGGAGCTGGAAGCAATCTCTGAGGATATACCACTCGGGCGTTTCGGTTTACCTGAAGAAGTCGCCGATGCTGTCGGATATCTCATCTCTCCGAAATCATCCTATATTACTGGACATATCCTGCCTGTAAATGGTGCATGGTACTGTTGA
- the yfmF gene encoding EF-P 5-aminopentanol modification-associated protein YfmF: protein MPKTTDPRVIPLNGYTLHLIETDKYKTTTFSIQIKRKIEEENVTKRALLSQVLKSGTKSYPSSVHIHRLLEDMYGAGFVTSVGKKGPYQIITIRMDVSNEKFLLDQTPLLDQSLSFLAEVLQNPLNDGTRFDEKNVRKEKRVLKQKIQSIYDDKMRYANKRLIEEMFKGERFAIHAYGQEEEVDTITAEDLYTYYQDVIKNDEIDFYIVGDINGDEMLKSVESKFNLGDRSHDNQPDAEAPVRKEKENIIFDEQDVKQGKLHMGYRTSITYADPKYYAMQVFNGIFGGFSHSKLFINVREKASLAYYAVSRMESHIGAIFVMSGIEFKNYEKAVTIIREQMDKMKSGDITTGELEQTKEMLRNQILESVDNPNSWVDLLYHSKLSGVERTIEEWIEGIMAVTMDDIIEVAGTVTLDTIYFLKGEGQ from the coding sequence ATGCCCAAAACGACAGATCCTCGGGTAATACCGTTAAATGGCTATACGTTACATCTCATAGAAACGGATAAATATAAAACAACGACATTTTCCATTCAAATCAAGCGGAAGATTGAAGAAGAAAATGTGACAAAACGTGCGTTATTATCACAGGTTTTGAAATCAGGTACGAAGTCGTATCCCTCCTCGGTACATATACACAGATTGTTGGAGGATATGTATGGAGCAGGCTTCGTCACATCTGTCGGGAAGAAAGGTCCATATCAAATCATCACGATACGGATGGATGTTTCCAATGAAAAGTTCTTACTTGATCAAACACCACTCTTGGATCAATCCCTTTCTTTTCTTGCTGAAGTTCTTCAAAACCCGCTGAATGACGGGACACGTTTTGATGAGAAGAACGTAAGGAAAGAAAAGAGAGTACTGAAACAGAAGATTCAATCCATTTATGATGATAAGATGAGATATGCGAATAAGCGGTTGATTGAAGAGATGTTCAAAGGTGAAAGATTTGCAATTCACGCATATGGACAAGAAGAGGAAGTTGATACGATCACAGCTGAAGATCTATATACCTATTACCAGGATGTCATCAAGAACGATGAAATTGATTTTTACATTGTTGGAGACATCAATGGCGATGAAATGTTGAAGTCTGTCGAGTCGAAATTCAATTTAGGGGATCGATCGCATGATAATCAGCCCGATGCTGAAGCTCCTGTAAGGAAAGAAAAAGAAAACATTATTTTTGATGAACAGGATGTCAAGCAAGGAAAACTTCACATGGGGTACCGTACTTCCATTACGTATGCCGACCCGAAATACTACGCCATGCAGGTGTTCAACGGCATTTTCGGAGGTTTCTCCCACTCGAAGCTTTTCATCAATGTTCGTGAAAAGGCAAGTCTTGCTTATTATGCAGTTTCAAGGATGGAAAGTCATATCGGTGCGATTTTTGTCATGTCAGGTATAGAATTCAAAAATTATGAAAAGGCCGTTACAATCATCCGGGAACAAATGGATAAGATGAAATCGGGAGACATAACAACCGGGGAGCTTGAACAGACGAAGGAAATGCTCCGAAATCAGATCCTTGAATCGGTTGATAATCCGAATAGTTGGGTTGATCTTCTCTACCATTCCAAGCTCAGCGGTGTTGAACGGACAATTGAGGAATGGATCGAAGGCATCATGGCTGTCACGATGGATGACATCATCGAGGTTGCCGGTACTGTAACATTGGATACGATCTATTTCCTGAAAGGGGAGGGTCAGTGA
- a CDS encoding BMP family protein, which translates to MVKKRYGFMLSMVLAAGTLLSACGGSDTTSGDGEKKDDKFKVAMVTDTGGIDDQSFNQSAWEGLKEFGKENGLEEKKGYNYLQSDNQSEYRPNLNNAIRQGYDLVFGIGFLMTEDIKKVAEQQKDGQFALVDSVVELDNVASITFKEHQGSFLVGLVAGLQTKTNKIGFIGGVESALIKKFENGFKAGVLTANPNAEIFPQYAGDFNDAAKGTAIASTLYGKGADIIYHAAGGTGAGVFTEAINRKKNGEDVWVIGVDRDQFAEGVYDKANNKSVTLTSMVKRVDTAVFQVSKQTKEGNFPGGEIIEFGLEEEGVGIAPTKDNVSEDALKMVDEYKEKIIAGEIEVPKTDEEFTSFGK; encoded by the coding sequence ATTGTGAAAAAACGTTATGGATTCATGCTTTCTATGGTTTTAGCAGCTGGAACTTTGCTTTCAGCTTGTGGTGGCAGTGACACGACTTCAGGGGATGGAGAAAAGAAGGACGACAAGTTTAAGGTCGCAATGGTAACGGATACAGGTGGAATTGATGACCAATCCTTTAACCAATCTGCTTGGGAAGGACTTAAAGAGTTTGGTAAGGAGAACGGTCTTGAAGAGAAGAAAGGTTACAACTACCTTCAATCAGACAACCAAAGTGAATACCGTCCGAACTTGAACAATGCGATTAGACAAGGATATGACCTGGTTTTCGGTATCGGATTCTTGATGACAGAGGATATCAAAAAAGTAGCTGAACAACAAAAAGATGGCCAATTCGCTCTTGTTGACAGTGTCGTCGAATTGGATAACGTTGCAAGTATCACGTTCAAAGAGCACCAAGGATCATTCCTTGTCGGGTTGGTAGCAGGTCTACAAACAAAGACGAATAAGATCGGATTCATCGGTGGCGTTGAAAGTGCACTTATCAAGAAATTTGAAAACGGTTTTAAAGCAGGAGTATTGACTGCAAATCCAAATGCTGAAATCTTCCCTCAATACGCAGGGGACTTCAATGATGCTGCAAAAGGAACAGCAATCGCTTCAACTCTTTATGGTAAAGGCGCAGACATCATCTACCACGCTGCTGGTGGTACTGGTGCAGGAGTCTTCACAGAAGCAATCAACCGTAAGAAGAATGGCGAAGATGTTTGGGTAATCGGTGTAGACCGTGACCAGTTCGCTGAAGGAGTCTATGACAAAGCAAACAACAAGAGTGTCACTTTGACATCCATGGTCAAGCGTGTTGATACGGCTGTATTCCAAGTTTCTAAGCAAACGAAGGAAGGGAACTTCCCTGGTGGAGAAATCATCGAATTCGGTCTTGAAGAAGAGGGTGTAGGAATCGCTCCTACTAAAGACAACGTATCTGAAGATGCATTGAAGATGGTTGATGAATATAAAGAAAAGATCATCGCTGGGGAAATCGAAGTACCTAAGACGGATGAAGAATTCACATCATTCGGTAAGTAA
- the yfmH gene encoding EF-P 5-aminopentanol modification-associated protein YfmH: protein MEQVHFDLLKETLYSETLDNGLQVYILPKQGFNKTYATFTTKYGSIHNHFTPLGADEPIKVPDGIAHFLEHKLFEKEDGDVFQDFSKQGASANAFTSFTRTAYLFSSTSNVEKNLQTLIDFVQEPYFTEETVEKEKGIIEQEIEMYDDNADWRVYFGTIENMFHHHPVKIDIAGTAKSIAKITKDDLYTCYETFYHPSNMLLFIVGNVEPEEIMTFVRENQAQKEFAPPEKIERFFEDEPQEAAKKKSVIKMTVQTPKCMIGFKQANTGRFGDERLKYELGMNLLLDYLFGQSSDNYEELYSEGLIDQSFSFDYTEEDDFGFSLIGGDTSDPDRLTQRIMEMIEAVKSKGIDGATIDRLKKKKIGSFLRSMNSPEYIANQFTRFQFGEMNLFKVGEMYDQISKEDLETILKDHFTEKSSTSCQIRPKSV from the coding sequence ATGGAACAAGTCCATTTTGATCTATTAAAAGAAACGCTCTATTCAGAGACACTAGACAATGGCCTGCAGGTATATATCCTGCCGAAACAAGGGTTCAACAAGACCTATGCTACGTTTACGACCAAATATGGATCCATTCATAATCATTTTACACCGCTAGGAGCGGACGAACCGATAAAAGTTCCAGATGGTATCGCTCATTTCCTTGAGCACAAATTGTTTGAAAAAGAAGATGGAGATGTGTTCCAGGATTTCAGCAAACAAGGAGCATCCGCCAATGCGTTCACATCCTTCACTCGAACAGCCTATCTGTTCTCAAGTACATCCAATGTCGAAAAGAATTTGCAGACGTTGATCGATTTTGTGCAGGAGCCTTATTTCACGGAAGAAACAGTGGAAAAAGAGAAAGGGATCATCGAGCAAGAAATTGAGATGTATGATGATAATGCAGATTGGCGTGTTTATTTCGGCACGATCGAGAACATGTTCCACCATCATCCAGTCAAAATCGACATTGCTGGAACGGCGAAGTCGATTGCAAAGATCACAAAGGATGATCTCTATACGTGTTATGAAACCTTCTACCACCCGAGTAATATGCTGTTGTTCATAGTTGGTAATGTAGAGCCTGAAGAGATTATGACCTTCGTGCGCGAAAATCAGGCGCAAAAGGAATTTGCTCCACCTGAGAAAATTGAACGATTTTTTGAGGATGAGCCCCAGGAGGCAGCGAAGAAGAAGTCGGTCATCAAAATGACTGTTCAGACACCGAAATGCATGATTGGATTCAAGCAAGCCAATACCGGAAGATTCGGTGATGAACGTTTGAAGTACGAACTCGGCATGAATCTGCTTTTGGATTATCTATTCGGTCAGAGCTCTGACAACTATGAGGAGCTTTATAGTGAAGGATTAATCGATCAGTCTTTCTCATTCGACTATACCGAGGAAGATGATTTCGGATTCTCCTTGATCGGCGGGGATACGAGTGACCCTGACCGTTTGACGCAACGAATCATGGAAATGATTGAAGCCGTCAAGTCGAAAGGAATCGACGGTGCAACGATCGATCGATTGAAAAAGAAAAAAATCGGCAGCTTCTTACGTTCGATGAATTCCCCTGAATACATCGCGAATCAATTCACACGTTTCCAGTTCGGGGAAATGAACCTTTTTAAAGTAGGAGAAATGTACGATCAGATATCGAAAGAAGATCTTGAGACGATCCTGAAGGACCATTTTACAGAGAAATCGTCTACAAGTTGCCAGATAAGACCGAAAAGTGTATAG